A stretch of Bacillota bacterium DNA encodes these proteins:
- a CDS encoding recombinase family protein, with translation MQVGYVRVSTAEQNTARQEVLMCELGVDRVFIDRASGKNADRPELKKLLDFVREGDAVIVESISRFARNTRELLRLVDVLTEKRVEFISKKESIDTASPAGKFMLTLFGAMAELERDYILQRQAEGIVVAKQLGKYKGRKKIEVDKSRFQGVYLEWRRGEITALKAMSRLNLTWNTFYRRVKEYKAE, from the coding sequence ATGCAAGTTGGATATGTGCGCGTCAGCACAGCGGAACAAAATACAGCTCGCCAAGAGGTCTTGATGTGCGAGCTTGGCGTGGATAGAGTCTTTATTGATAGAGCGAGTGGGAAAAACGCCGACCGACCAGAGCTAAAAAAGCTCCTTGATTTTGTCCGCGAGGGGGATGCCGTAATCGTTGAAAGCATCAGTCGATTTGCTCGGAATACAAGAGAGTTGCTTCGCCTAGTTGACGTGCTGACAGAAAAACGGGTGGAATTCATTAGCAAGAAAGAAAGTATAGATACAGCCTCCCCAGCCGGGAAATTCATGCTCACCCTTTTCGGCGCCATGGCCGAGCTTGAGCGTGACTACATACTACAGCGCCAGGCCGAAGGCATTGTGGTTGCGAAACAGCTTGGAAAATATAAGGGGCGAAAGAAAATTGAGGTCGATAAAAGCAGGTTTCAGGGTGTTTATCTCGAATGGAGAAGAGGAGAAATAACGGCGCTAAAAGCGATGTCGCGTCTGAACCTCACATGGAATACGTTTTATCGGCGTGTAAAGGAATACAAAGCGGAATAA
- a CDS encoding type III toxin-antitoxin system ToxN/AbiQ family toxin — protein MDELKFYDVDQQYLRYLHQWDPRIPHISSTRNEKFTCGIVLEVNGHQYFAPVSSFREQQRSNIVILNNQGRPVGSVRFSFMFPIPSGQAKMKDFAKEDAKYRELLREEHAFCNKHRERIRKKAQETYDAVVKRKEPLMISNCCAFSLLEEKALEYVLAIEEVRLAAKEVAPIDQKGMRTHTARPSDGRDR, from the coding sequence ATGGACGAGCTTAAATTTTACGACGTTGATCAACAGTACCTTCGCTATCTGCACCAATGGGACCCCAGAATACCGCACATTTCCTCAACAAGGAATGAGAAGTTCACCTGCGGCATTGTTCTGGAGGTAAATGGCCATCAATACTTTGCTCCCGTATCATCATTTAGGGAGCAACAACGGTCAAACATCGTCATTCTTAATAATCAGGGCCGCCCCGTTGGGAGTGTAAGGTTTAGTTTCATGTTCCCGATTCCAAGCGGCCAAGCAAAGATGAAGGATTTCGCAAAGGAAGACGCTAAATACCGAGAGCTTCTACGGGAAGAGCATGCCTTCTGTAATAAGCACAGAGAGCGTATCAGAAAAAAAGCGCAAGAAACATACGATGCAGTAGTCAAGCGCAAAGAGCCGCTGATGATCAGCAATTGCTGTGCCTTTTCGCTCCTTGAGGAGAAGGCGCTAGAGTATGTCTTGGCTATCGAAGAGGTAAGGCTAGCAGCCAAGGAGGTCGCTCCTATCGACCAAAAGGGCATGCGCACACACACCGCAAGGCCCAGCGATGGAAGGGATAGGTAG